GAAACAACCTTGCAGACCTATCTCCCTGTTGATAGGTAGACTAAACTGCACAAGTGATTTTGCTTCCACAACCAGCCATGTGATTTAGAAACTCAGATGCTCAATCACATAGCTAACATCATTAACAGTTTTACAAAACGACAATTCATTGCATCTTGAATTAAAAGAACAAGAAGTTATCCTTCAAAGGTGAACAAGACAAAATAGCAAAATCAGCCACCCTAGAGGAATCAAAAAGTCCAAAACTTCACTAATCTCTATTTATTATCAATTCAgcaagataaaataaatatacaacTACTGAAAGGGATATTTTGTGCCAGAAATGCTTACCTCCAACTGATATGCCTGGATCCATCAAGGACTGCTCAGAAGGACCTGCAACTGGCGGACGTGGAAGAGGTAGCAGAGGCTCTAAAGCAGTAGGATAATCCATGGAGCCTATCATATGTTCATTTCGCGATGTACTTGACCTGATAATTTGCTTGAAGCTCAAAGACTTGCCATCATACTCTTCAACTTGATTCCAGTTTTCGTATGCTTTCTTAACCAAGTTATCGACATAGACCTGCAAGTAAAAGCATTTGACCTTGGATCATCTTAAGGTGGGAGGTTAAGACATGGCTAACTTATTAAGGAGCAACCAATTATGATTCAAGGTCTTTGTGTTATTTTAAATTGCTTGGGTGCCCTAGATACCAGGAGGAGATACTTATGAGTTGGAATGGTAGATGCATCAGTGGGAGAATGATGCAAGGAATTGTCCATCATAATATGGCCTGGTGCATTTGGGAAACAGGAATAATTTGAGTGAACAGAATATACAATCCacaaaatagagagagagagagagagagagagaggcaagAAAGAGGGTTGTTTGAGGGAACAGACTTCATGATTTCCAGGTAGCACACAGAATAGAGCAGAAGACAGATGAATACTGAGTATAATGAGTATTGCAATCTGTAATAAGATAACAAGGTTGAGATAAGAATGGTGGAGAGGGACATTTTGTTCTTAGCAATTAAAATGTATGATCTGGACCAGGGGAATAGtgataagaatgaaaattagcaAAGAATAGTATTATGGATTCAGCAAAGGAATAGTATTCTGGATTGAAACGTCATCATGCAGACTAGATCTTAAAGGGAACCACTTAAACACAATATAACAGCagaatatcatttaaaaaacaaaataaaagcataTACGATACCAACCTTTTGGCTCTCAGAAAGAGAATCAGCAGAGAAATACTGCTCCCCAGCAATAAGACCACTCAGCTCATAGATGTTGTTAAAAATAACACCAACATTTCTTGTATCATCAGAATAATAAACATAGAACTTTCCACTCATGGTGCAAGTCTTTGCATGCTCTATAAGAGCCTCCCACATCTTATTTGACATGCCACTTCCCAGGATCTACAGCAACCAGAAAAATATATCAGGAAACAAGATTAGATCATTGTATTTCTAATTCAGCAACTAAATATTGCACTTACACTCCGCAATTTTTGGGAGTCTCTAACCACAAGCCGGAGGAAATCTTCCACTGTGTAAATGTGGGAATTATTTAGCCTCTTGTGGAATGAACCATCCTTGCCAATCTTCTCCAATCTCCACACATCATCAGTTAATGCAGGTGGATAGTGTTTCTTATACACTACCCAGGGAAAAACAGCAGATTCAATAACATGTCATCACAGATaagaaaaagaacaataaaataattcaataaataaaagacaAGGATGAGCCTGAACCTACATTCCCCCCTGTGATCTTTAACAGTGAAAGCTTCTGTTTTGGCTTCACGTATGTGTATgccttcacaaaatcccaagGCAACCTTCAGCCCAAGCCTAAACTTCCTGCTCCGTATCCAACTAGAATTATCTGTAAATGTGAGGTCTCCTAGTGTTCCAACACCTTCTTTGAGTGTTACTTGCAAGTCCCCAGTTAAAAGTGGTCTCTTTCCTTCACGCTCTTTAACCACATGACTGTCAAATTCTTCCTGAGTCCAGCCCTCTTCATCTTCATTATTGAAATCACCTTCAAGGACAACAACATCCAGTTTTACAGAGGATTCAGGTCCAGAAGTTACAACACTGCCGCTGTTGGCATCCACCAGGACAATATGGATTGCAGCACCCTGCTCCCCCTCTACTTTTCCTCCTGTAAAAAGGGGAAGAGACAGCCTGGACCTAAACTGCAACTGCAAGTTCCTTCCATCAGGTCCTTCAATTCGTTTAGGGGAAGACCTGAAATGgcaattgttagaaataaaaaaccacCAAGCCAGATATGAAACAAGTCATTTACCATAGCAGTGAGATATGATCAAATAGGGAAGAAGGTAAATCAGGGAAAAAGGAAACATTTTAGGCCAGAAGAAGATTATTTAATTGCAATATTTTCCCAGCAGATAAAGAACCAATGGGCTCAATTGACTCTTTCAGCAGCATAGCCACCCTTACACACCATAAGTTATAAATATGTCATGCATGTTAGGTGAAACATGATTATGCTTGTACATCTAAAATATTATGGTTTACATACAAAAAGTTGAAGCTAAGATAAATTGCTCAAATATTTGACATCTTTAGCAATTATAAACATAATAAGAAATTACTTCTGATTGATTTCAATTGTTACTAGATTTAATCAATTAGAAGGAATGAAAAGATCccaaatttgtaaatttaaccTCTCCAATTTTTGAACTTGAAAAGTAACTCCTGTTTGACATAAATGCCCTTCAACATGTAAATTATTTATGtgtgtttaaaaagaaaaggttattTTAGCAAGAAAAAAGTGAGGGATTTTTGttcaaaatgaatattttttagggTGAAAAAATGGAGGGTTAGATTTGCAAATTGGGGAtgatttcatcccttttaatcaaataacccttgttactatcatatttaaatttataatcaCTTCAAGATATCATGATTCTCTTGCAATTCAATCCCCTTATGTTGATAGATGCATAACTTTGCAAGGCATGCTCTCAAGCTATGATAATGTAACAAACATTGTGAGCAATGCAAaagatattaagaaaaatagcaAAAGACATTAAGAGAATTAATAGCTCAATCAACTTGCAAACAAATTTGGGTTGAAAATTTCCAACCCTATGTAAAGAAAGTTTGGGTCTTGATTCAACTTTGACCTACTCAAATAGTAGCCCTAAGTTCAAGCAACTCCACAGAACTGCAAAATGGTAGGTGCAAGAAAATGATACCCAAATAATGAAAAAGCATTAGAGGAGATGGCTGAAAATAAAGGGGCAATATTGGAGGAAACTTTTGAGTTGCATTGTCACATCTATGGCTCTAAACTGCTGTATCCAGGTCTTTAGAGTGGACAGAGAGTGGAAACCAACTTTTGGAACTAACTCATCTTGGCTGGAGAGGTGCTTTGAGGATGAGGTTGTCAAAGAGATTGGTCTCAAGATGGTTAGGACTAGGACAGGAATACGATACTGAGACTGTTGGACATTTTTGCCATAGCCCTCAAGAATTTGGAATGAGATCAAGGGTGACCTTTCTTTATAGgcaataacaaataaattaacaagCGACTAACAAAGCAGGGGTCGCCATCTAAATACACAAGAAGTATACATAAAGCactacaaagaaagaaaaggaagaaataaacaaaaacagCACCCTAGCCTAGATTTAACCCATCAATGAAATCCACCAAAGAACTACTCTGGAGCCCAAAAGGAATTCTAGACCAATCTAATAGAAGTTTGATTAAGAGCTCTTCCCACTTCTAGTGCGGTCTTCCTACGTAAAACCTCTGTCATTCTACTCCCTTCACAGgcaccaaaacaaacaaaggaGAGTCATCCTCCACACCATTCTCTGCCATTTATCCATAACCCACAAAAACCAACCAATCAAACTCCTTAACTGCCCTTGAGAGCACCCAAGTAGAGAAAGTAAGAGATCCCAAACCAGCTGAGCTTGTacaaaatggataaaaatatgatttgctTCCTCTTCGCTATTCCTATATAAAATACACCTACTTGCAAGGGTCAACCCCTCTTTCATGAGCCAGTATATGGTTAGAATCTTTGCCCAAGTTGCTTCCAAGCAAAGAAATATGCCCTTGGTGGAGCACTTGACCTCCGTGATTCCTCTACAGGGAACTGACATATCCCTTCAGCAGACaaggaaacataaaaaattttaacctAGAGGAGCCCTTTCTTTCCTCACTTCCAAACAAGTTTGTCTTTCCAGCTCCTCTGATCAACTGTGATACTAGGAGGATGTTCGCAAAATTTCACTCCAATGATGTGCTTAAAGGATGAGTAAATTCCATCTCATTGCTTTATGACAAGGATGCACCCTTCAAACTACtcatgaagaataaaaagaaacaaagaaattaaatagTACTTGTAGATCTAGCTCATTAGGAGTCAAATTTAATGATTCTTAGTTATGTGAGTCCTTGTACGATTTAGAAAATGTGAAATTAAATTACCATTTTCTGAAAGTTCCTATTTCTTTTAATCCTATTGTCTATTATTGGGAAGTTGTAACAGTCTTCTAGCCCACCCTTCTTGGTTATGGCCAATCACCTAAGGGTTGTCCTACATTACATTATGTCCTCAAAAACAAGAACTCTaatgtgagaaaaaaatttaGCCCCATTAGCATCACTACTAGCTTGTACAAGATTACTATAGGGTCATATCCAAGAGACTATGCTTCATGATACTATTTCTTCCTTGCATGGAACCCTTTATAAAAGTTGGAACATTTTATGAGTTGTTAGCTTGCTAATCCAGTGGTTGAAGAGTGCATCAATTATGGAATAGGAGGTTTATTTCGAAGATGATGGATTTTTGAAAGCATATGATCAtctttttgatagaaaaataaagTGAGAATATT
Above is a window of Vitis vinifera cultivar Pinot Noir 40024 chromosome 11, ASM3070453v1 DNA encoding:
- the LOC100264980 gene encoding calmodulin-binding protein 60 B isoform X2, whose translation is MQRPTTRLMERSNTMNRGKRTLEGEEEEQPERKRPALASVIVEALKVDSLQKLCSSLEPILRRVVSEEVERALAKLGPARLNGRSSPKRIEGPDGRNLQLQFRSRLSLPLFTGGKVEGEQGAAIHIVLVDANSGSVVTSGPESSVKLDVVVLEGDFNNEDEEGWTQEEFDSHVVKEREGKRPLLTGDLQVTLKEGVGTLGDLTFTDNSSWIRSRKFRLGLKVALGFCEGIHIREAKTEAFTVKDHRGELYKKHYPPALTDDVWRLEKIGKDGSFHKRLNNSHIYTVEDFLRLVVRDSQKLRSILGSGMSNKMWEALIEHAKTCTMSGKFYVYYSDDTRNVGVIFNNIYELSGLIAGEQYFSADSLSESQKVYVDNLVKKAYENWNQVEEYDGKSLSFKQIIRSSTSRNEHMIGSMDYPTALEPLLPLPRPPVAGPSEQSLMDPGISVGGSGYNDGLATRYTAQPQLVNSSSRAQFDGPSFPSHDQLVNNSHQIQSTRNDSSVGLALGPPQSSTMGFQALNSSIQHSNLNPFSDLLNNRDKGVDDYFTEEEIRLRSHEMLESDDMQQLLRVFSMGGHIIPDDGYGFPPYMASPSNCLYEEEDRSRPGKAVVGWLKIKAAMRWGFFIRKKAAEKRAQLVELEDD
- the LOC100264980 gene encoding calmodulin-binding protein 60 B isoform X1; this translates as MQRPTTRLMERSNTMNRGKRTLEGEEEEQPERKRPALASVIVEALKVDSLQKLCSSLEPILRRVVSEEVERALAKLGPARLNGRLIWKAKNSSYCLVSSSQRLIPMRWVGRPFKALCRDWSSPKRIEGPDGRNLQLQFRSRLSLPLFTGGKVEGEQGAAIHIVLVDANSGSVVTSGPESSVKLDVVVLEGDFNNEDEEGWTQEEFDSHVVKEREGKRPLLTGDLQVTLKEGVGTLGDLTFTDNSSWIRSRKFRLGLKVALGFCEGIHIREAKTEAFTVKDHRGELYKKHYPPALTDDVWRLEKIGKDGSFHKRLNNSHIYTVEDFLRLVVRDSQKLRSILGSGMSNKMWEALIEHAKTCTMSGKFYVYYSDDTRNVGVIFNNIYELSGLIAGEQYFSADSLSESQKVYVDNLVKKAYENWNQVEEYDGKSLSFKQIIRSSTSRNEHMIGSMDYPTALEPLLPLPRPPVAGPSEQSLMDPGISVGGSGYNDGLATRYTAQPQLVNSSSRAQFDGPSFPSHDQLVNNSHQIQSTRNDSSVGLALGPPQSSTMGFQALNSSIQHSNLNPFSDLLNNRDKGVDDYFTEEEIRLRSHEMLESDDMQQLLRVFSMGGHIIPDDGYGFPPYMASPSNCLYEEEDRSRPGKAVVGWLKIKAAMRWGFFIRKKAAEKRAQLVELEDD